TCGTCGCGCACGATCAGTGTGCGCACCTCGCCGAGGTCCTCCCACATCACGTGCAGCGCACCGCATCCGATGAGTTCACCGTCACGCTCTGCGACGACGAACTCCTGCACAGCGCCGTAGAGCACCGCGAGATCTTTGCCGAGCAGGATCCGTCGCTCGACCAGCGGCTCCAGCAGAGTGTGGATGCCGAGGATGTCGGCGCTGCGCGCCGGGCGGACGGTGTACTCGCTCACGTGTCCAGCCTAATCTCGGCGCGTCTCCAGCCTCGTATTCGCGCGCTGGCGCCCCGTCGCCGTCCCACTGACGGGAAAACTCAGACGACAATGGCGAGGGTCGGCGTGTCCGGATACGACTCGCCGCCGACACGCTTGGCCGTCTGGGTTTTCCCCAGCGTGGCAGACCGACGTGCACCAGACACGAAAGAGGGCGGATGCCGAAGCATCCGCCCTCTTCTCGCTCAGAGGCTCACTCGCCGGAAGCGGCCGCCAGGTCGGGGCTCGACGTGATCGCGCCGCCGGTGTTGATGCCGACCGAGACCTTCTCGCCGCGCGGGGCGGTCTCGAACTGGAACTTGCCGTCCGCGGCATCCACCTTCACGTGGTCGCCGGGGTTGAGCTCGCCGTGCAGGATCTTCTCCGATAGCTGATCCTCGATCTCGCGCTGCATGGCACGACGCAGCGGACGAGCGCCGAGGGCCGGGTCGAAGCCGATCTCGATGAGACGCTCCTTGGCCGGCTGCGACAGCTCCACCGTCATGTCGCGGTCGAGCAGACGGTCGCTGAGGCGCTTGACGAACAGATCGACGATCTGCACGAGCTCTTCCTTCGACAGCTGCGGGAAGACGATGACGTCATCGACACGGTTGAGGAACTCGGGCTTGAAGTGCCGCTTGAGCTCTTCGTCAACCTTGCCCTTCATCCGCTCGTAGCTGGTCTGCGCGTTGCCCTCGATCTGGAAGCCCACGGGGCCGCCGGCGATCGCGGACGAGCCGAGGTTGGTCGTCATGATGATGACCGTGTTCTTGAAGTCCACCACGCGACCCTGGCCGTCGGTGAGGCGACCCTCTTCGAGGATCTGCAACAGCGAGTTGAAGATGTCGGGGTGAGCCTTCTCGATCTCGTCGAACAGCACCACGCTGAAGGGCTTGCGGCGCACCTTCTCGGTGAGCTGGCCGCCCTCTTCGAATCCGACGAATCCTGGAGGGGCACCGAACAGCCGCGAGACGGTGTGCTTCTCGCCGAACTCGCTCATGTCGAGCGAGATAAGCGCGCCTTCGTCGTCGAACAGGAACTCGGCGAGAGCCTTGGCGAGCTCGGTCTTTCCGACGCCGGTCGGGCCGGCGAAGATGAACGAGCCCGAGGGGCGCTTCGGGTCCTTCAGGCCGGCACGCTGACGACGGATCGTGCGGGAGAGCGCCGCGATGGCCTCTTCCTGCCCGACGACGCGCTGGTGCAGCGCCTTCTCCATGAAGACGAGTCGCGAGGACTCCTCTTCCGTGAGCTTGAACACCGGGATGCCGGTGGCCTGTGCGAGAACCTCGGCGATCAGACCCTCGTCGACCACTGCTGCGGTCGCGACGTCACCGGAGCGCCACTGCTTCTCGAGGCGCAGGCGCTCGGCAAGGAGGCTCTTCTCCTCGTCGCGCAGCGATGCGGCCTTCTCGAAGTCCTGCTCCTCGGATGCCGCTTCCTTCTGCTCGCGCACAGCGGCGATCTTGTCGTCGAACTCGCGCAGCTCGGGCGGGCTGGACAGGATCGACAGGCGCAGGCGGGCGCCGGCCTCGTCGATCAGGTCGATGGCCTTGTCCGGCAGGAAGCGGTCGGCGACATAGCGGTCGGCGAGGTTGGAAGCCGCGACGATCGCGCCGTCGGTGATCTGCACCTTGTGGTGCGCCTCGTAGCGGTCGCGCAGCCCCTTGAGGATGTTGATCGTGTGGGGCAGGCTCGGCTCGGCGACCTGGATGGACTGGAAGCGGCGCTCGAGCGCAGCATCCTTCTCGAAGTGCTTGCGGTACTCGTCGAGCGTCGTCGCACCGATCGTCTGCAGCTCGCCACGGGCGAGAAGCGGCTTCAGGATGCTGGCCGCGTCGATCGCACCCTCGGCGGCACCCGCACCCACGAGGGTGTGGATCTCGTCGATGAAGACGATGATGTCGCCGCGCGTGCGGATCTCCTTGGTGACCTTCTTCAGGCGCTCCTCGAAGTCACCGCGGTAGCGGGAACCGGCGATGAGCGAACCGAGGTCGAGCGAGTAGAGCTGCTTGTCCTTCAGCGTCTCGGGGACATCGCCCTTGACGATCGCCTGGGCGAGGCCCTCGACGACGGCCGTCTTGCCGACGCCGGGCTCACCGATCAGGACGGGGTTGTTCTTGGAGCGGCGGGAGAGGATCTGCATGACCCGCTCGATCTCCTTCTCGCGCCCGATCACCGGGTCGAGTTTGTTGTCGCGGGCGGCCTGGGTGAGGTTGCGGCCGAACTGATCGAGCACGGCGGATCCGCCCTGGGCGGCCTGCTGGCTGTCGTTGGTGGTCGCGCCGACGGCTGCGGGCTCGCGGCCAGGAGCGCCGGAGAGCAGCTGGATGACCTGCTGGCGCACCTTGTTCAGGTCTGCGCCGAGCTTGACGAGCACCTGAGCGGCGACGCCTTCACCCTCGCGGATGAGGCCGAGCAGGATGTGCTCGGTGCCGATGTAGTTGTGGCCGAGCTGCAGCGCTTCGCGCAGGCTCAGCTCGAGCACCTTCTTGGCGCGCGGCGTGAACGGGATGTGGCCGGTGGGCTGCTGCTGGCCCTGACCGATGATGTCCTGCACCTGCTCGCGCACGGCGTCGAGGGAGATGCCGAGGCTCTCGAGGGCCTTGGCGGCGACGCCTTCACCCTCGTGGATGAGGCCGAGCAGGATGTGCTCAGTGCCGATGTAGTTGTGATTGAGCATCTTCGCCTCTTCTTGGGCGAGGACGACGACACGACGGGCACGGTCGGTGAATCTCTCGAACATTGTCAACTCCTTGGTTCGCACGGGGCGAATGCACTGACGCCAGACGGCTCTTCAGCGCCTGTACATCGAGAGTAACGACCGTACGGGCCCGGCAAGCCCGTGTTCGCCGTCGGCATAGCGCCTCACCCTGCACTCAGCAGCACGACGGCTACGCCCGCGGCGGCGAGACCGACGACGCGACGAGCAGTGAGTTTCTCATGCAGCACGACGATTCCGAGAAGAACGGGAATCGCCGGGTACAGAGAAGCCAGTGTCACGGCTACGGCGAGCAGCTGCTCCCTGGTCGCCAACAGGTACAAGGTGAGCCCGAGCGCGGCGCCGGCGCCGATCAGCAACGCCTTCGTCGTGTCTCTGCCCGTCACAGGCCGTACGTTCTTTGCGGTTGCGAGCACCGGTGTGAGAACGACGACGGCGGCGACGCGTCCAGCGAACACCGCCCACAATCCGCTTTCCTGCCCAGCCAAGCCCAGCCCGATGTATTGAACAGCGACGCCGAGACTCGCGATGAGGCCGTCTCGAACTCCATCCGGACGATGACCGTCACCTGAACCGCCGGATACCAACCAGAGCGCGGGCAGCATGAGCAGGATGCCGAACCAGGCGGGCATCGCCGGCTGTTCGCCGAGGAACCAGACTCCGCACAGCACGGAGAGCGCGACTCCTGTCACGGCGCTGATGGGCAGCACGACGCTCATGGCACCACGCGCAAGGGCGCGGTTCAGAAACAGCATGGTTACCGCGCTGCCGATTCCGGAGAGTGCTCCCCACGCCAGATCTTCGACTCCGACCTGCCGGGCAGGGACCACGACTGCTGCGATGAAAGCGAACGCCATTCCGCCGATCTGCCCTACCCATGCGACGAATGCGTAGTGAACCCGGCGAGACAGAATGCCACCGGCGAAGTCGACGATGCCGTAGACGACGGCTGACGCAAGAGCAAGCACACGCCGACTCTCGCCTGCCGGCGGATGTTCGAACAGGGCGTTTTGCCGAAGACGCCGGTGAGCTAATCTCCCGACCCGCTTGACGGCGTTATCGACAATCGTTATGTTAACGGGAGTCGATAACAACGATAATCGATATGGAGGGTCTCATGAACAAGCGCAACGGACGCCCGTCCCTCAGCGAGGCGGTGGCGCTCGGCCTGGTCGCGACCGGTGCCGTGAGCATCGGGATCGCATCCATCGTCGGCGCCGTCGGAGCGGGAATCGAGATCTTCGGGTCGCCGGTTCCCGTGAGCCTGCCCGTCGAGGGCGCGCAGATGACTTCACTTGCAGATGCCGAAG
The DNA window shown above is from Microbacterium murale and carries:
- a CDS encoding EamA family transporter, whose amino-acid sequence is MLALASAVVYGIVDFAGGILSRRVHYAFVAWVGQIGGMAFAFIAAVVVPARQVGVEDLAWGALSGIGSAVTMLFLNRALARGAMSVVLPISAVTGVALSVLCGVWFLGEQPAMPAWFGILLMLPALWLVSGGSGDGHRPDGVRDGLIASLGVAVQYIGLGLAGQESGLWAVFAGRVAAVVVLTPVLATAKNVRPVTGRDTTKALLIGAGAALGLTLYLLATREQLLAVAVTLASLYPAIPVLLGIVVLHEKLTARRVVGLAAAGVAVVLLSAG
- a CDS encoding ATP-dependent Clp protease ATP-binding subunit; the protein is MFERFTDRARRVVVLAQEEAKMLNHNYIGTEHILLGLIHEGEGVAAKALESLGISLDAVREQVQDIIGQGQQQPTGHIPFTPRAKKVLELSLREALQLGHNYIGTEHILLGLIREGEGVAAQVLVKLGADLNKVRQQVIQLLSGAPGREPAAVGATTNDSQQAAQGGSAVLDQFGRNLTQAARDNKLDPVIGREKEIERVMQILSRRSKNNPVLIGEPGVGKTAVVEGLAQAIVKGDVPETLKDKQLYSLDLGSLIAGSRYRGDFEERLKKVTKEIRTRGDIIVFIDEIHTLVGAGAAEGAIDAASILKPLLARGELQTIGATTLDEYRKHFEKDAALERRFQSIQVAEPSLPHTINILKGLRDRYEAHHKVQITDGAIVAASNLADRYVADRFLPDKAIDLIDEAGARLRLSILSSPPELREFDDKIAAVREQKEAASEEQDFEKAASLRDEEKSLLAERLRLEKQWRSGDVATAAVVDEGLIAEVLAQATGIPVFKLTEEESSRLVFMEKALHQRVVGQEEAIAALSRTIRRQRAGLKDPKRPSGSFIFAGPTGVGKTELAKALAEFLFDDEGALISLDMSEFGEKHTVSRLFGAPPGFVGFEEGGQLTEKVRRKPFSVVLFDEIEKAHPDIFNSLLQILEEGRLTDGQGRVVDFKNTVIIMTTNLGSSAIAGGPVGFQIEGNAQTSYERMKGKVDEELKRHFKPEFLNRVDDVIVFPQLSKEELVQIVDLFVKRLSDRLLDRDMTVELSQPAKERLIEIGFDPALGARPLRRAMQREIEDQLSEKILHGELNPGDHVKVDAADGKFQFETAPRGEKVSVGINTGGAITSSPDLAAASGE